CACGGAGTATTCGCCCGGCTCCATCACCGTGGCGGTGCGGCCGTAGCCATTGGCTTCCAGGAATCCCGCCAGCTTCTCCGGCCCGATGCGCCCGCCCTTCTTCAGGTGCAGCGTGGCATCGGCGAAGGTCTCCGCGGGTGGGACCCGCTGCACCAGCGCATTGACGGTGGTCAGCACGATGCGCGGCTTGCTGCTGCCCTCCAGCAGCCGGGTCAGGGTGGCCACCCGCTCCGCCACCAGCTCCCCGTTCGGGGAGACACGGTCATAGGGCAGGCTATCCCAGGCGGGGAAACTCAGGACCTCGACGCCGGGGGCGAAGAAGGCCAGGCCATCCTGCATCCGCGCCATGCGGGCGTCGTCGCGGCAGACATGCAGCACATGCCCCTTCGCCTCCGCGCGACGGCGCGCCAGCAGCAGCGCGTCGAAGCCCTCGGGTGCCCCATGAACCGTGAGCGCGGTCATCCGCGGCGGGCACCCTCAGGCAGGCCGGCGCCGGAACGGGAGCATTCCTCGGCCATACGGGAGAGCATCGGGGTCATCACCTCCGCAGGGATCGGGCTGCGGCCGGTGAGCCATTCGGCCAGGTCCACATCCAACAATTCCAGAACCCCTTCCAGCTCGTCGAGTTCCGCTTCGCTGAAGCTGGCGATATGCCGCGCGACGAAGCGGCCGATCATCAGGTCGGCTTCCTTGGTGCCGCGGTGGTGCGCCCGAAACAGCAGCCGGCGGCGGCGCGGCGAAAGCTCGGGGTGTGGGTTGTCTTGATCGGACATGTCGGCGCCTCCGGAGGCTGGCATATAGAGGGCGATGGGAATCGTGTCAGCCCAAGTGGCGGAACAAGATCGGAACTTCGTGCTTTTCGCACCCCTGAGCAGCCTGCCGCTCCCCGAGGAAAAGGTGAAGCGGCTTGCCCAGGCGGTGGAGGGGGAGCGCCTGCTCGACCTCCTGTTCCATTTGCCGGAACGCTATCAGGACCGCCGTTCCGCCCAGGCTCGCGAGGGGGAGGTAGCCACCCTGCCCGTCCGCATCCACCGGGTCTGCGCCCCGCGCGGCCTTTCACAGCCATGGGTCGTGCAATGCGACTCCCGGGCGGGGGCCCTGGACCTGATCTATTTCGGCCGCCAGCGCTGGCTGGGCCCCTGGCTGGAGCGCCACTACCCGGAAGGGTCGGAGCGTCGCGTCTCGGGCAAGCTGAAGCTGTTCCGTGACCGCTGGCAGATGGACGCGCCGGACTATGTATCGCCACCGGACACCATCCCGGAGGTCCAGCCGGTATGGCCGCTGGTCAAGGGGCTGGGGCAGAAGGACGTCGCCAAGGGCATGGCGGCCGCACTGGAGCAATTGCCCGGATTGCCGGAATGGCATGATGCCCCGCTGCTCGCGCGGCGCCGCTGGCCGAGCTTCGACCTGGCGCTGCAGCTGTTGCAGGCCCCGGCTGAGCTGCCGGAGGAAGCGCCCGGTGACCGGCTGGCCTATGACGAACTCCTCGCCGGGCAACTCGCCATCGGGCTGGTGCGGCGGACCGTGATGCGGCGCCCCGGCCGCCGCCTGCTGGGCGACGGGCATCTCCGCCGGCCCGCCCTCGCCGCCTTCGGCTTTCCTCCCACCGAGGCACAGGTGAAGGCCGTGGCCGAGATCGATGCCGATCTCGCGGCCCCTACCCGCATGCTGCGCCTGCTGCAGGGCGATGTCGGCTCGGGCAAGACCCTGGTGGCTCTGCTGGCCATGCTGCGGGCGGTGGAAGGCGGCGCCCAGGCGGCCATCATGGCCCCCACCGAGCTGCTCGCCCGCCAGCACCTGCGGACCTTCCAGCGGCTGGCCGGCGCCGCCGGGGTGGAATGCGTCCTTCTGGCCGGATCGGTGAAGGGGAAGGAGCGCAAGCGGGTGCTGGCCGGTCTGGCGGATGGCTCCATCCCGCTGGTGATCGGCACGCATGCCCTGATCGAGGACGGGGTGGTGTTCCGTGACCTCGGCCTGGTGGTGGTGGACGAGCAGCACCGCTTTGGCGTCGCGCAGCGGCTGGCGCTGACGGAGAAGGGTACCACGGATGTGCTGGTGATGACCGCCACGCCGATCCCCCGCACCCTTTTGCTGACCCAGTGGGGGGAGATGGCCACCAGCCGCCTCAGCGGCCGCCCCGCCGGGCGGCAGCCGATCGTCACCCGCATCATCAGCCGTGACCGGCGGGGGGAACTGACCACGCGCCTGCGCGCCGCCTTCGCGGCGGGGCACCGCGCCTATTGGGTGGTGCGCGCGGTGGAGGAAGGCGAGCGCCATGACAACGTGGCGGCCGAGACCACCTATGCCGAACTCGCGGCCATCTTCGGAGACAAGGTCCGGCTGGCCCATGGCGCGCAGAAGCTGGAGGTGCGCGAGGCCGCGCTACAGGATTTCGCCGCCGGCCGGGCCCAGCTGCTGGTGGCGACGACGGTGGTGGAGGTCGGCGTTGACGTGCCGGAAGCGACCATCATGATCATCGAACAGGCGGAACGATTCGGTCTGGCGGCGCTGCACCAGCTGCGTGGGCGTGTCGGGCGGGGCTCGGCACAGTCCTTCTGCCTGCTGCTGCCCTCCGCCGAACTGAACGACTCCGAGCAGCGCAGGCTCTCTGTGCTGCGCGACACGGAGGATGGCTTCGTCATCGCCGATGCCGACCTGGAATTCCGTGGCGGCGGAGATGCCCTCGGCATGCGCCAGGCCGGCCATATCGGCCGCCGCCTGGTGGACCCGCAGCGCCATGCCGGGCTGATCCGCATGGCGCATAAGGACGCGGAGTTGCTGTTGCAGAAGGACCCGACGCTGTCCGCCACGCCGCGCGGGCGTGCGGCGCGGCTGCTGCTGTCAATCTTCAGCCATGACCTGACCCTCGCCCCGCTCGCCGCCGGCTGAGACGGTTCGATACCCGCCAAGGGGTTGCAAAGCCCCCTTCCCGGTATAAACCCGCCTGTGCCGTATTCCGGCTCATCGCCATTGCAGGGGTTCTGCCGCTTGTCCGCCCTGATCGAGATCGACCGCCTCAGTAAACGTTTCGGTGCCTTTACAGCCGTGGACGATGTGTCCTTCCAGGTGGCCAAGGGAGAGGTGCTGGGGTTCCTGGGCCCGAATGGTGCCGGCAAATCCACCACCATGAAGATGCTGGCTGGCTTCGTGACCCCCAGCAGCGGCACGGCCCGCATCTGCGGTGAGGATGTGGTGGACCGCCCGGTGCCCGCCAAGCGCCACCTGGGTTACCTGCCGGAGGGCGCGCCCACCTATCCCGAGATGACCGTCCTCGGCTTCCTGGGCTTCGTCGCGCGGCTGCGCGGCTATCGCGGATCGGAAGCGCGGGACCGCGTGGCCCATGCCATGCGGTTGACGACGCTGGAAGGCGTACGCCTGCAGCCGATCGAAACCCTGTCGAAAGGCTTCAAGCGCCGCGTCGGCCTCGCGCAGTCACTGCTGCACGATCCGCCGGTGCTGGTGCTGGATGAGCCGACCGATGGCCTCGACCCCAACCAGAAGCACGAGGTGCGGAAGCTGATCGCGCAGATGGCGCCGGAAAAGGCGATCATCATCTCCACCCACATCCTCGAGGAAGTCTCGGCCATCTGCACCCGCGCGATCGTCATCGCGCGGGGCCGCGTGCTGGCCGATGCCAGGCCGGTGGAACTCGCCCGGCGCGGCCCTTCCCTCGATGCGGTCTTCCGCGACCTCACCATGCCGAAGGAGAGTGCGTGATGGGCGCCACCCTCACCGTCGCGCGGCGGGAGCTGGCGGGGTATTTCGCCACGCCCGTCGCCTATGTGTTCATCGTCATCTTCCTGGTGATGTCAGGCGCGCTGACCTTCACGCTCGGCAATTTCTTCTCACGCGGCACGGCCGACCTCTCGCCCTTCTTCGGCTTCGTGCCATGGCTGTTCCTGTTCCTGGTGCCCGCCATCACCATGCGGCTCTGGGCGGAGGAACGTCGCCTCGGCACCATCGAGCTGCTGCTGACCCTGCCGCTGACGCAGTGGCAGGCGGTCGTCGGCAAGTTCCTGGCGGCCTGGGCCTTCTGCGCCATCGCGCTGGCGCTGACCTTCCCGCTGGTCATCACCGTCAACTACCTCGGCAACCCGGATAACGGCGTCATTGCCGCCGGCTATGCGGGCTGCCTCCTCGTGGCCGGCGCCTTCCTGGCGGTGGGCGCCGCGATCTCCGCGCTGACGAAGAACCAGGTCATCGCCTTCGTGCTGGCGGTCGCCATCTGCTTCCTCTTCACGGCCGCCGGCAGCCCCGTGGTGACCGAGTTCCTCTCTGTCCGCATCCCGGAGCTGGCGGAGGTGGCCCGCGGCCTTTCGATCAGCGAGCGGCTGGGCGGCTTCTCCCGCGGCGTCATCTCGCTGCCGGATCTGGTGTTCTTCGCCAGCTTCATCGGCTTCTGGCTCTTCGCCAATGCCGTGATCGTGGACCATCGGAAAGCGGATTGAGGCCATGAGCACCACGACCACCACGGGCCAGCATCCCGCCCGCCCCGGCTCCCGCCGCCTGCTGACCTCCGCGGGCGGCCTGGTGGCCGCCGCGGTTCTGGCGGTCTCCGTCAATATCCTGGCCGACCGGCTGCTATCGCGCGTGCGGCTCGACCTGACGGAACAGCATCTGTACACGGTCTCCGACGGCACGCGGCAGGTGCTCTCCGGGCTCCAGGATCCGATCACCCTGCGGCTCTTCTACACGCGCAGCCTGGGCAGTCAGGTTCCGGCCTTCGGTGCCTATGCCGACCGTGTGCGGGAGATGCTGCAGGAATACGCCGCGCTGTCCGGCGGCAAGGTGAAGCTGGAATACCTGGACCCCGAGCCTTTCAGCGAGACCGAGGACCGCGCGCTGGCCTACGGCCTCCAGGGCGTGCCCATCGATCAGTCGGGCGAGCAGGTCTATTTCGGCCTCGCCGGCACCAACCTGCTGGATGACGAGAGGGTGCTGCCTTTCCTCCAGCCGGACCGCGAGCGCTTCCTGGAATACGACCTGACGCGCCTGGTCTACGAGCTGTCGAATCCCAAACGGCCGGTGATGGGCGTGCTCTCCGCCCTGCCGCTGAATGGCGACCCGCGCGCGATGATGATGCGCGTTCCGGGCAGCGGGCAGCCTTATGCGGTCGCCAACCAGCTGCGCCAGTTCTTCACGGTGAAGGACGTGGCCGGCGACGCGCAGGTGATCGACCCCGACGTCCAGGTCCTGATGGTGGCGCAGCCGCAGGGACTTTCCGACGCCACGCTCTACGCCATCGACCAGTTCGTCATGCGCGGCGGCAAGCTTTTCGTGCTGACCGATCCGCATAGCGAGGGGCAGGCCAGCCGCCCCGGCCCGACCGGCCAGCCGCCGTCCGACACCAGCTCCAACCTTGACCGGCTGCTGAATGCCTGGGGCATCGAGACGCCGAGCGACAAGGTGGTGCTGGACCTGCGGGGTGCATGGCGCGTCCGCGCGGCGCCCACGGACCGGGTGCAGACGGTGGATTACCTCGCATGGTTCAATGCGACCGGCAATTCCCTGAACCACTCCGATGTGGCGACGGCCGATCTGCAGCAGCTGACCTTCGCCTCGGCGGGCGAGGTGCTGAAACGCGAGGGCGCTGGTATCGAGATGACGCCGCTGGTGACCAGCAGCGACCAGTCCATGCTGATCGACGCCTCCAGCGTGCGCCAGGCTCCCAATCCCTCGCAGATCCTTGCTGGTTTCAAGCCAGATGGTCAGCGCCGCGTTCTGATGGCGCGGGCGCGCGGCATCCTGGACAGCGCCTTCCCTGAGGGGCCGCCGCCGCTTCCCGAGGGCGCCGAACCGCGCCCCGCCGATTTCCCCGCGCACCGCGCCCGCAGCGACGGCCCGGCCAATCTGGTCATCGCCAATGACAGCGACGTGCTGGAAGACCGCTTCTGGGTGCGGCTGCAGGATTTCTTCGGCCAGCAGGTCGCGACACCCTTCAGCGACAATGGCTCGCTGGTCGCCAACCTGGCCGACACCCTGGCCGGCGGCGATGCCCTTATCGGATTGCGCTCGCGCGGTGAATCGCTGCGCCCCTTCGGCGTGGTGGAGGATATCCGCCGCAATGCCGAGGCCCGCTACCGGCAGACGGAGCAGGCACTGACCCAGCGTCTGGAGGCCACGCAGCGACGCCTGCGGGAACTGCGCCAGGGCACCTCGGCCGGCGGCGACCGCAACCAGGCTCAGAACACGGTCATCACGCCGGAGCAGCGGGCCGAGATCGACCGCGCGCGGGAGGAGATCGTCTCGACCCGCCGGCAACTCCGTGGCGTGCAACTGGAGCTGCGTCAGGATATCGAGCGGCTGGAAACCGTGCTGCGTGTCGTCAATATCGCACTGGTGCCGGCGCTGCTGACACTCTTCGCCATCGGGCTGGCGCTGGTGCGGATGCGCCGCCGCGGCGCGGCGCGAACCTGAGGGAGGGCTGGGAATGAAACGCCGATCCCTGATGCTGCTGGGCGGTGCCGCCGTGGTGACCGCCGGTGCCGCCACTCTGCTGGTCCTGGACGGGCCACAGAGCCCGCCGGAAACCAGCAGCGCACCGCTGATGTTCCAGAACCTCGCCAGCCGCCTGAATGGCGCCGCGCGGATCGAAGTGCGGCAAGGCGATAAATCCGTCGCTGCCACGCGTCGCGATGCCGAAACCTGGGTGCTGCCCGAGACGCAGGATTACCCGGTGCGGCCCGAGAAGGTTCGCGAGCTGCTGGTAGGCCTGACCGAACTGCGCCTGACGGAGCGCCGTACAAGCGATGCCGCGATGCTGGACCGGCTGGGCCTCGAAGACCCCGCGCAGCCAGGCAGCACCGCAGCGCTGCTGCGCGTGCTGGATGGCAGCGGCAGCCCGATCGCCGAACTGGTGGTGGGCCGTCGGCGGATGCGTACCCAGGGCGGCGTGCCGGAGAGTGTCTATGTTCGCCGCCCTACTGAGACGCAGGCCTGGCTGGCCGAGGGCCGGCTGCCCCTGGATGCCGATCCGCAACTCTGGATCGACCGGGACATCGCCAACCTTCCCCAGGAACGTGTGCTGAAGGTGGAAGCGACCCACCCCGGCGAGGAGCCGCTGGTGCTGACGCGGGGAGAAGGCCCCGATGGGCGCATCTCCGTGACAGCACCAGCCGGGTCGCCTCCCGTGGAGGAAACGAGCCTGGACGATGTCGGCCGGGCCTTCGAGTTCCTGACGCTGATCGATGTACGGAAGGAAAGCGCCGTTTCCGGCCAGCCGCTGGGTGAGACGCGCTTCACCCTGACGGACAACCTGGGCATCACCGTTTCCGGACAGCAGGATGGCGATACGGTCTGGCTGCGTCTGGCCGCTGCCGGCGATGATGAGGCCGCACGGCTGAATGCCCGATGGCGCGGCTGGGCCTACAAGGTCGCGGACTGGAAGATGAAGGCGCTGCTGCCGCGCCTGCAGGATCTGCGAAAGCCTGAGCCGGCAGCCCCCGCCGCGCCATGAGCGGCCGCGAATACCCGGACCGCCCCTGGATCGGCGTCGGGCTCATCGCCTTCCACGGCCAGGATGTGCTGCTGGTCCGGCGAGGCAAGCCGCCCCGCATGGGCGAATGGTCCATCCCCGGCGGCGCCCAGTCCCTGGGCGAGAGGGCGGAGGATACCG
This genomic window from Roseomonas marmotae contains:
- a CDS encoding ABC transporter permease subunit: MGATLTVARRELAGYFATPVAYVFIVIFLVMSGALTFTLGNFFSRGTADLSPFFGFVPWLFLFLVPAITMRLWAEERRLGTIELLLTLPLTQWQAVVGKFLAAWAFCAIALALTFPLVITVNYLGNPDNGVIAAGYAGCLLVAGAFLAVGAAISALTKNQVIAFVLAVAICFLFTAAGSPVVTEFLSVRIPELAEVARGLSISERLGGFSRGVISLPDLVFFASFIGFWLFANAVIVDHRKAD
- a CDS encoding succinate dehydrogenase assembly factor 2, coding for MSDQDNPHPELSPRRRRLLFRAHHRGTKEADLMIGRFVARHIASFSEAELDELEGVLELLDVDLAEWLTGRSPIPAEVMTPMLSRMAEECSRSGAGLPEGARRG
- a CDS encoding DUF4340 domain-containing protein; translated protein: MKRRSLMLLGGAAVVTAGAATLLVLDGPQSPPETSSAPLMFQNLASRLNGAARIEVRQGDKSVAATRRDAETWVLPETQDYPVRPEKVRELLVGLTELRLTERRTSDAAMLDRLGLEDPAQPGSTAALLRVLDGSGSPIAELVVGRRRMRTQGGVPESVYVRRPTETQAWLAEGRLPLDADPQLWIDRDIANLPQERVLKVEATHPGEEPLVLTRGEGPDGRISVTAPAGSPPVEETSLDDVGRAFEFLTLIDVRKESAVSGQPLGETRFTLTDNLGITVSGQQDGDTVWLRLAAAGDDEAARLNARWRGWAYKVADWKMKALLPRLQDLRKPEPAAPAAP
- a CDS encoding GldG family protein, which gives rise to MSTTTTTGQHPARPGSRRLLTSAGGLVAAAVLAVSVNILADRLLSRVRLDLTEQHLYTVSDGTRQVLSGLQDPITLRLFYTRSLGSQVPAFGAYADRVREMLQEYAALSGGKVKLEYLDPEPFSETEDRALAYGLQGVPIDQSGEQVYFGLAGTNLLDDERVLPFLQPDRERFLEYDLTRLVYELSNPKRPVMGVLSALPLNGDPRAMMMRVPGSGQPYAVANQLRQFFTVKDVAGDAQVIDPDVQVLMVAQPQGLSDATLYAIDQFVMRGGKLFVLTDPHSEGQASRPGPTGQPPSDTSSNLDRLLNAWGIETPSDKVVLDLRGAWRVRAAPTDRVQTVDYLAWFNATGNSLNHSDVATADLQQLTFASAGEVLKREGAGIEMTPLVTSSDQSMLIDASSVRQAPNPSQILAGFKPDGQRRVLMARARGILDSAFPEGPPPLPEGAEPRPADFPAHRARSDGPANLVIANDSDVLEDRFWVRLQDFFGQQVATPFSDNGSLVANLADTLAGGDALIGLRSRGESLRPFGVVEDIRRNAEARYRQTEQALTQRLEATQRRLRELRQGTSAGGDRNQAQNTVITPEQRAEIDRAREEIVSTRRQLRGVQLELRQDIERLETVLRVVNIALVPALLTLFAIGLALVRMRRRGAART
- a CDS encoding ABC transporter ATP-binding protein, which gives rise to MSALIEIDRLSKRFGAFTAVDDVSFQVAKGEVLGFLGPNGAGKSTTMKMLAGFVTPSSGTARICGEDVVDRPVPAKRHLGYLPEGAPTYPEMTVLGFLGFVARLRGYRGSEARDRVAHAMRLTTLEGVRLQPIETLSKGFKRRVGLAQSLLHDPPVLVLDEPTDGLDPNQKHEVRKLIAQMAPEKAIIISTHILEEVSAICTRAIVIARGRVLADARPVELARRGPSLDAVFRDLTMPKESA
- the recG gene encoding ATP-dependent DNA helicase RecG; translated protein: MGIVSAQVAEQDRNFVLFAPLSSLPLPEEKVKRLAQAVEGERLLDLLFHLPERYQDRRSAQAREGEVATLPVRIHRVCAPRGLSQPWVVQCDSRAGALDLIYFGRQRWLGPWLERHYPEGSERRVSGKLKLFRDRWQMDAPDYVSPPDTIPEVQPVWPLVKGLGQKDVAKGMAAALEQLPGLPEWHDAPLLARRRWPSFDLALQLLQAPAELPEEAPGDRLAYDELLAGQLAIGLVRRTVMRRPGRRLLGDGHLRRPALAAFGFPPTEAQVKAVAEIDADLAAPTRMLRLLQGDVGSGKTLVALLAMLRAVEGGAQAAIMAPTELLARQHLRTFQRLAGAAGVECVLLAGSVKGKERKRVLAGLADGSIPLVIGTHALIEDGVVFRDLGLVVVDEQHRFGVAQRLALTEKGTTDVLVMTATPIPRTLLLTQWGEMATSRLSGRPAGRQPIVTRIISRDRRGELTTRLRAAFAAGHRAYWVVRAVEEGERHDNVAAETTYAELAAIFGDKVRLAHGAQKLEVREAALQDFAAGRAQLLVATTVVEVGVDVPEATIMIIEQAERFGLAALHQLRGRVGRGSAQSFCLLLPSAELNDSEQRRLSVLRDTEDGFVIADADLEFRGGGDALGMRQAGHIGRRLVDPQRHAGLIRMAHKDAELLLQKDPTLSATPRGRAARLLLSIFSHDLTLAPLAAG